The Gigantopelta aegis isolate Gae_Host chromosome 3, Gae_host_genome, whole genome shotgun sequence genome segment ttgatatgagatggcccctgtaactgctgcacaaggcggaatcgcccagtgcgcgatcacgtggtctacgtctcgaaatagatcgccgagctttgcaattgttgcgacggagtgtcacgaagcgtagctgaatgtgggtgctgtcgggtttctttctgtagtatgtgtattagtgattaatatgtggattcttttttatcacttaactcgaaaatgattgatgtaaaggtatttgaagtcaaacataggattgttgtggtattagagcgggactcgttgcctaccgtttggtagtcaggaattgccccaaaaagacataggttggtctctgactgtaatgagagcgtgtttatgtccaaatgtccgtctagctctcttacagtcagagtactcgggctacaataaatggtgaccgatcaaaacaatttcggaaaacttcgcaggtcacgtgtcattacaaaactgcttactaaaccggtgaacacgttaattgttccagcttcatttgttttgtttgtcggcttgggattaatcgacacgggtggttgggtatggtagggtatagccgactagtaatgaaaagaccgattagcacaatcaacaatgcaaacagtcactgtttttttaacgtgtggctgcaatcaagaatgtttaggtatatttcactatcttggtacttatattttacgagaaataaattaaccggacaccgtttctataaatagaaatcggctactgcttccggataagtttgctgtgacaaatgacgtttgaaagcagatgtactttgtcattttgtagaccacacagacatccgacttggttagttttatatagggggggttggcttatatacaaggtctataattttaaagccgatttggagggtgaaactagggggtcggctaatgcatggagtcggctaatacacagcgatatacgatAATGTAGATTTATACAAAATGGcattaacacattgtattataatatattatgtatttgtattacatgtatataatattttttattgctaCTCTGTTTGTAAAACTGTAGATAGTCAATGAGGAGAGAACTTTGTCTTAATTATGTTGGTAAGTGGTAACATTTGCTTGCGTTATTGATTATGGCACAGCCTTTgtgagtttttaaaatttaatgtataactggcattttgatttttaaaatatagacatGTTGTTTTCCCAGATGAATTGAAAACTTCAAAATGTAGAATTGAGTGTACTTTTTATTGTACTTGTATGGGAGGAAGATTGGAAATGACACCTTTTATTATCTAAATTATGAATTCAGTTGCAAATAACTTTAGTGTTATAAAATAATAGCCGAGACCAGGTAACAATGGTTTGCTGTTTTCAGTAATTTGCTTTCTATCAATCACTAACCTAACAATATACAAGCCCTAATCAAGCGGGCGAAATGAAAGTTTTTTTTGCCAAAAGTCAGCTCAAGTTGCAGAGTTATTCAAAGTAGCAGGGCTGCCAACCATTACGATTTATGCGGAATCATTACGATTTTCCATCTCTTATTACGCCATTACGCCCGTAATCTGAAAATCTGCGTTTTCCAGtttttttaggtgtttttttgtaataacctACCACCCCTACGAATCACATAAATTGGACTCGCCCAACTAGCCGCAAATGCgcacagaatttttttttgcacGCGCAACGCACTTCGGAATAGATGTAGCTTGTGAAACGACACCATTTTGTAAAGATGTCGAAAAAACACAAACGATCAGAGCCATATGAACTATGCAAAGCTCAGAAAAAGCCAAAAGTAGTACAGAAGTATAAACAGGACTACAGCAATGAGTGGCCTGTTTTGAAGGCCAGTTCTGTTAGTAATACTAGTGCATTTTGCACTTTGTcgtgttgatttttctgttgccCATGGCGGGAAAAATGATTGCCAAAGGCACATCAAAACGAAGAAACACCAGGACATCGTTGAGGCCAGCgataaaacaattcataaacaaatatctggATATTTTACACAGCAAAAGGGTTTATACGACGGGTCACAATTCACGCGAAAATGATTACTCTTTCCCgtttttaaatgttggcagctatgaagtagtgagaagtcgaagtcgtTGTAATACTATTATTTTGGACCTAATCTGATTTTagaaacaaaatcacacaacagatgTCGATACCTTGACTTGTCTAGTGTCATAGTTCACTTGACACCTTGTTGGTCCGTGTTTTTACTTTGGTGCCAGACTGTACGTTGACACATGTCGCGTCATTTACTGTGACCAATCATGCGTTGTTAATTCTCAGacacattcatttcagtgatgccgaaaatactaattattactttcattttaacataatgacacattatcaactacttaataatatcacatgtttaatgaaacataaacttgttttgtttaaattttattactggaagtagtagtattttatgtttaaaatttttTCAAATGAACGCAAAACTTGCCAAAACATTAAGAAATGTACCGCTATATGTTCACTTCGcctatgtttttatcaaatgtctCCCCTTTTTTATgagaagggagaagtcacttctccgttttcaattctagattagggcctgaatATAGTCTACATATTTTTGTATATGGCTGCCTCAAGGACAATTAAAGCCTGGTCAAGAACCGCACGCACTTTGTATGCTGTGTTTTCATCATATTTGTcagtgaatttgttttaaaattccataaaagaaatgtttgaggAAATGTTGTCTCTGTATTTGAGATGTTGCATGGATGTTTGTGTTTCAGGCGTGGGTGGAGGTTCAGAACCAGTTGTCTATGTATTTCAGATGTTGTATGGATGTTTATGTTGATGTTTCAGGTGAGGGCATAGGTAGAGGACCGGTTGTCTGTGTATTTCAGACGTTGTATGGATGTTTGTGTTTCAGGCGTGTGCGGAGGTTGAGAACCAGTTGCCTATGTATTTCAGACGTTGTATGGATGTTTATCTTCGTGTTTCAGTTGCGGGTGGAGGTTGAAGACCagttgtttatatatttcagaCATTGTATGGgaagtttgtgtttgtttttcaggcGCGGGTGGAGGTGGAGGCGCGACTCAAGCAGCAGGCCGAGGAGCGCGAGGCAGAGCGTCAGAGACTGAAAGAGCTGGAGGAGATCCACACCGAGATGGAGAAACTactagagacagagagacaggccAAACGAGACGAGGAGATTGTGAGGTACAAATAGTACTTAACTTTGTgttagagacagagagacaggccAAACGAGACGAGGAGATTGTGAGGTACAAATAGTACTTAACTTTGTgttagagacagagagacaggccAAACGAGATGAGGAGATTGTTAGGTACAAATAGTTTTTAACTTGGTgttagagacagagagacaggccAAACGAGACCAGGAGATTGTTAGGTAGACATCAATTAATACTGTTTTGACCACATGTTAATTCTATTTCATTTTGATTCTGTTTTATAGtacaaaattcaatagcaatgcATCCCCAGCCCTCTCCCCTCTAAATAGAGCAACTAGCAATTTTCTAATTTGCCCATGTACAGAGTGAGCCCAgcctatttgtttttttaccagcCTAAACTAGGATAAATTCCTCATAAGCTGGCCTTAACCTTGTTACTAAATTGTTGTATCCAGGAACCTCCAATCTCGGATCTTGAAGGAGGAGTTTGAGAAGCGCGAGGAGATGGAGAGCCTGAAGAGGGAGCAGGATGAGTTGTTGGAGTGGGAGCGCCTGCAGCGGGAGAACATGGAGAAGGCCCGGCACGACCAGGACATGCTGCTCGAGGAGACCAAACGACGACTCCTAGAGCTGGAACGGGAAAAAGAGTCGGCCGACAAACTGCTCCAGGTTGGGGTAAATTCTGTCATGGCTGACTGAACAGATCTAAAGATTTAGTACATACTGTAATGTATACATAATTAGTCGTTATGGCTTGATgccagcagggcttctagattatggtagccccactcccatggctagtgatattcaatgtctggcgagtaaataactactattgccatgccagatggttagtgaaaaaaaaagatgtcaaatgttgcagttaagtcgattttgtaaatatgaataccctgcccccaccccaacccccagtgttggtgtttttaagctctatctccccctttaggtgacatatctgattattactattatttagtaaaattgtattaacttaaagtaaagtagggctggtgaatttttaattgtggctagtaaattttttaaatcactgatcccatggctagtggatttttataaaaattctagaagccctgatgcCAGCAATTGTTCTCAATGTGTGTTCTCACACAAAACTATGTCCGCATGGGCGAAAACTGCTTGCCTTGTCACATGCCAATATCACTAATGTATTAGTCCCCTATCATTCCAACCAGAGGgtactataggttttgtctcttatccttctgtttgtctttctgtctgtccatccaatatacaatttttctgatttttttattttagcagtgcctcaagatactgacctgaaattttgtgtacagAATCATCATGTACttttatagatcaagtttgacttttatggcaatttttttttctttcacagttatggctcttgaactaagcaataaaaaaattaccttACATTTGTACATCAAGAGTAATTGCTCTCCTTCGTAAgtttactggcctcggtggcgtcgtggttaggccatcggtcaacaggctggtaggtactaagtccggatcccagtcgaggcattggatttttaatccagatacagactccaaaccctgagtgagtgctccgcaaggctcaatgggtaggtgtaaaccacttgcactgaccagtgatccataactggttcaacaaaggccatggtttgtgctatcctgcctgtgggaagggcaaataaaagatcccttgctgttaatcagaaagagtagcccatgaagtggcgacagcgggtttcctctcaaaatctgtgtggtccgtaaccatatgtctgacaccatataactgtaaataaaatgtgttgagtgcgtcgttaaataaaacatttctttctttctttccttcataACTTCAGGAGAACAGTTTCTTGCTCACCATCGATTTTCAAACGACAAGCACTGCATAATACTTTCACATACTGTATATCattgtgtattagccgactctcTGGATAAGCTGACCCCTTAGTTTGCCCCTCAATATCTCATACAAAAATGTTGGTATTGTGTATAAGCCAACTCAACCTTTATGTAGGTAAACCGGACAAAAAGATAAATCATCATAATGTCGGTATTGTGTATAAGCCAACTCAGCCTTTATGTAGATAAACCGGACAAAAAGATAAATCATGATAATGTCGGTCTCTTGCAACAGTCAATCGTAGGCATTTGTTTTGGTGAATCAATCAAAGTACAAATAATCAGGGCTTCAAGaatatggtagccccactcccatgactagtaatattcaatgttgggctagaaAATAACTACTATCTCAATGCCgaatggctagtaaaaaaaaaatgctgctTTAAAGCctgttttgtaaaatatgaatatcctgctcaCCCAACCTCAAGTCTGAACCCTCattaaactggaattccctcaaagcgttcacttgatgcgcagtcggtctgcgatcgatccccgttagtggacccattgggctatttctcgttccagccagttctccacaactggtgtagcaaaggctgtggtatgtagtatcctgtctgtgggatagtgcatataaaacatcccttgctactaatcgaaaagtgtagcccatgaagtggcaacagcaggtttcctccctcaatatctgtgtggtccttaaccatatgtctgacatcatataactgcatataaaatgttttgaatgcgttgttaaataaaacttttcttccTTCCCTCAGAGCAGAATGTTTTTCAATGTCTGTTTTTAACATAACAGAACCAGATACCCCTGTTACTGAACTTTTTATTAGGTCCCATGCATGTCCAGTTTAGATTGGTTTtactgttttaattatttctttattaaaattatttttgacatTTAAGTTTACAGGGTTAGCTCTGTCTCAGCAGAAAATTTCCTCAAATTATCtataaaacttcaaaaactgcagaaacccagttattttctaacaaaatatcaaatatttcatGGCATTATgttgccaaatgaaaataaaatttgccaattgtttttgaaatttgcaattggcaaatttggccaGTGACGGAGCTAGCCCTacatttttcttgttgttttggggttgttgttttttcttcagtaaaatgtttttaaatggacTGAAATGTTATACTTTTAACATGTCAATTGTATTTCCAGGATGTTCTACTGTTAACATAtctctttaatgttttcagAATATCCTGCTGTTAGCATATCTCTTTACTGTTCCAGAATATCCTGCTGTTAACATATCTCTTTAATGTTTCCAGGATATCCTGCTGTTAACATATCTCTTTAATGTTTCCAGAATATCCTGCTGTTAACATATCTCTTTAATGTTTCCAGAATATCCTGCTGTTAACATATCTCTTTACTGTTTCAAGGATATCCTACTGTTAACGTATCTCTTTAATGTTTCCAGAATATCCTGCTGTTAACGTATCTCTTTAATGTTTCCAGAATATCCTACTGTTAACTTATCTCTTTAATGTTTCCAGAATATCCTGCTGTTAACATATCTCTTTAATGTTTCCAGAATATCCTACTGTTAACATATCTCTTTAATGTTTCCAGAATATCCTCCTGTTAAGTTATCTCTTTACTGTTTCAAGGATATCCTGCTGTTAAGTTATCTCTTTACTGTTTCAAGGATATCCTGCTGTTAAGTTATCTCTTTACTGTTTCAAGGATATCCTGCTGTTAAGTTATCTCTTTACTGTTTCAAGGATATCCTACTGTTAACATATCTCTTTACTGTTTCCAGAATATCCTGCTGTTAAGTTATCTCTTTACTGTTTCAAGGATATCCTACTGTTAACATATCTCTTTAATGTTTCCACAATATCCTGCTGTTAAGTTATCTCTTTACTGTTTCAAGGATATCCTACTGTTAACATATCTCTTTAATGTTTCAAGGATGTCCTATTGTTAACATATCTCTTTAATGTTTCAAGGATATCCTACTATTAACATATCTCTTTACTGTTTCCAGGATATCCTACTGTTAACATATCTCTTTAATGTTTCCACAATATCCTGCTGTTAACTTATCTCTTTACTGTTTCAAGGATATCCTACTGTTAACGTATCTCTTTAATGTTTCCACAATATCCTGCTGTTAACATATCTCTTTACTGTTTCAAGGATATCCTACTGTTAACATATCTCTTTAATGTTTCCACAATATCCTGCTGTTAAGTTATCTCTTTACTGTTTCAAGGATATCCTACTGTTAACATATCTCTTTAATGTTTCAAGGATGTCCTATTGTTAACATATCTCTTTACTGTTTCCAGGATATCCTACTGTTAACGTATCTCTTTACTGTTTCAAGGATATCCTACTGTTAACATCTCTTTAATGTTTCCAGAATATCCTGCTGTTAACATATCTCTTTAATGTTTCAAGGATGTCCTATTGTTAACATatctttttatttgtgtttctaGGATGAATTACTGTTAACATATCTCTGTTTCCAGGATGTGCCACTGTTAACATATCTTTATTTGTGTTTTCAGAATGTCCAGCTGTTAATGCATCTCTGATTTGTGTTTCCAAGATGTCCTACTGTTAACATTTCTCGTTATTTGTTTTTCCAAGATGTCCTACTGCTAACATAtctcattatttgtttttccaGGATATCCTACTGTTACCATGATGTCCTACTGTTAAAGTATCTCTTTGGTGTTACCATCATGTCCTACtgttaacattatcaatatTACCATGATATCCTACTGTTAACGTATCTCTTTATTTGTCTTTCCAGGATGCCATACACAAGCTGAAGGATGCTGAAGACTACCGTGTCAATCTCAACGCCAAACTGAAGGCTAAAGAAATCAAAATCCCAGGTCTGGCTCGACTCGTTTCGGTGCCAGACCCTGAGCCATTTGTAACCCACAGAGGGAAAGGAGCCTTCTCTGAATCTGAATTTACAATCTCTAACAATGTCTGCCAGGAGCCGAAATCTCCAGACCCTGAGGAGAAGAAACCGTGCAATACTGATCCAGAAATCAAAGAATCTCGTCCAAAGAAGAACTTGCCAGGCAGAGGTCCTGAAGTGAAGACATCTGTCCTTGACAATGGGAAGAAGAAGAATGGTGACAAAAAGCTCGTCGTCACACAGCCGATCTGTACCACAAGCAGCAGCTATAAGGCCCTGCAGGCGATGATCCGACAGTGCAGCAGGGATGACACCGATGACGTAGATGAAAACATCTACAATAATGAAGACATCATCGAGGGTGAGAAAATGTGCCATGCTGCTGATGGAAGCAACGGAAATGAAAGTCACAATGGCAGCAGAGTTAATGGTCTTGGTAACAGCAAGGCCATGTCTGATGGCATTTGCAAGAGCAGCGATAACAGCAACGTCGTTATTGCTGTTAGCAAACTGAATGGAAGTTCCTCCAGTCCGAGTAAAGTGATAAACACAAACGGAAATGTAGAGAAGTCCAGTAAAGCCAATGAAGTATTTCACTCTGTCGTTTATCTGAAAAAGGACGGTGCTAAAACAGGAACATTGGGAAACAATGTCGGGAATCAGTGCAATGGAAcaatggaaaaacaaaatgatgaaCCAGGGACAAACCCGTTTGAGGAAGATCAGGATTACGAAGAGATCAAACACGTTCCAATAACAGAGTTATGAGCATCAACTCTTGgtttgtgatttttaaaattttaaattgcaGGTGTGAAAGATGGTATGTTTTACTAGAGATATGATGGTATCAgaattcaaaatatttactatcaaataaatagttttaatttgggTGAATTAAAATTTGTTCTGATGTATGTATTTTGGGGAGAGTTATTTGGTCAGTCACATGAACGAACATGAACCAGCAGTCTGGTATAGTCGTCCAGATTtgatagttttttgttgtttttttcatcaaGATCCATTTTATTCCATCAAATTGTGTCCCATGTTTTGAAAATGCTTCCAACCACGTcctagaaaatataaaaatatgttaaccCTTCCAGTGTGTGTTGCGACTATAGTCGTGCCGTTATACGTGGGCTTCCAGTGCATGTCACGACTATTGTCATGTTTCAGCAAGCATGTTTTGTACACGTAAACAGGGGAACTTCCGGCTTGTGAATGTTATGAAACTAATGTTGATTGGTACATTGTAGCTTGTAGTTTCAATTATCCAATGAAATCGGCAGTAACATGTTATCGAGAGTTTAAGGGGCAAGGTTGGGGTTCGATCGTTCCACAGTGTTGGAAGTTTGACATTTGTCCAAAATGGCCTCGATTTCCCCCGTTCTTGATTCAGGCAACGGTGACGACTTTGAGGGATTCACTGCTTTCTGAacaggtaaaataaaattatgcgACTAATATTAATTGGGCAATGATCTCAATGAAATTCACAACATATTTTCAAATAGATTTATCCatcaatttgtatttatttaaaagttacagCTTATATAAAGCAATGTTCTAAATTCTGTTATGGTAGCGCTTGAAAGGTTAATTGTTCAGAAACAACATTGTTATACAAGGTTCGCCCtgcccattgccaaattagcctattacaaatgttttttacaaagtggctaccaCATTTAGTCTttcactaataaaatattccttaaaataACCACATTTCAACCCTCAAcattaacttttccatctaggagTCAGATGGCGcctacttctattttttttatacagatAGTATGCAATGTTTAGtagccaaatgaaaaaaatggttGCCTGTGCAACCAAATTGATCGCAATGTAGAGGAttgcattttaatattttttcaatgaACAAAAACTGTTATAATACCAAAAATGTATGTTACTGGTGCAATTTGATATTTTGACACAGCGATAGTACTGTCAACGAGATGGTCattcttattgttattttttttattcagtagGTATTAATGTGTCACTTAGTGAGCCATAATATTAGGGTAGgttgtaattaatgtaaattGTATATACCGGTAATACTTGCTATAAGTTGAGAGTACAATCAACATGGTAAGACCAAACCTACGTTTGTTAACACATTGTATGTTGAAAGTGCTTGTGAGGAATTCTGAATACAAATACCTGGAATCTTTTATTGCCATCTTAACTTCACttagattttgtattttttgtacgACTTGTTTCAATATTGCTTCATATATTTGCTTTTAAAGATAAAAGTGTTTTCAGATCTCCgctttttgtttataatttttactttgTAGCAATATTTTTCA includes the following:
- the LOC121368751 gene encoding switch-associated protein 70-like, whose translation is MAAVADVEKCVWHAFDALDCHRTGIVQKSSLKVLSNNIGQVFGLLKSEEILDSYVENTLEFSKFFSILKEALLTELAENESSILISSKVDRIQTICWTVCMSKCLKRRNDIAKEKHKFSDDHVFKLWKLFNFLADVDENDNVITPVRIDTEEGEYICSLVCRETGLCERNRWRKEDDTETSLLTFVTFLDRLEMCFVDVAAKELSQAIHDIFDDVIFDRLKQGPLEKYGNSVTKWKERWFVLTSNELKYYPDREKHMQDLRGTIRICHNCKTQPIPDKAGSKLHRFVLKTPNRQYELSAPDLRSRNEWLLALQKAISFANSQESFQRRAWHERKKEREVRRRVSQVEARKRQQEEERLANQQRQLEQEQLRHLQDQELLEKQLKELEAERKARVEVEARLKQQAEEREAERQRLKELEEIHTEMEKLLETERQAKRDEEIVRNLQSRILKEEFEKREEMESLKREQDELLEWERLQRENMEKARHDQDMLLEETKRRLLELEREKESADKLLQVGDAIHKLKDAEDYRVNLNAKLKAKEIKIPGLARLVSVPDPEPFVTHRGKGAFSESEFTISNNVCQEPKSPDPEEKKPCNTDPEIKESRPKKNLPGRGPEVKTSVLDNGKKKNGDKKLVVTQPICTTSSSYKALQAMIRQCSRDDTDDVDENIYNNEDIIEGEKMCHAADGSNGNESHNGSRVNGLGNSKAMSDGICKSSDNSNVVIAVSKLNGSSSSPSKVINTNGNVEKSSKANEVFHSVVYLKKDGAKTGTLGNNVGNQCNGTMEKQNDEPGTNPFEEDQDYEEIKHVPITEL